The nucleotide sequence CACTGTTCGATAAACTCGGTAATGTGGCAACTTCACCACCCGGCTGTCTCAAGAAAGCAACAACCAGCCCGATAACGGCATATCGACGCTAGAAGATGCCGCTATTATGCAAATATTCTAAACAATTGAATATCCGGGCCTCGATTCGAAAGACTCAAGCAGCCAGGCATGCTCGGCCCCCTTCCAGCAGGGGTTCAGGTCGTCAGTCCCGCTGCGTCGCGGTGATGGAGACAGCCTCGTCATTGCAGAACTGGACACGAACATCTCCCCACCAGCTGAGCAGGCGACATGACTGATTGTCGGCGATGGTCTCGCTGACATCACTGGGCTTGCCCAGCAGGGACACCGCCTGAGACTCACTCATGCCTTCCACCAGATAGCCATCATCGATGGCCGAGCGAATCCGGTATTGGCGCTGGCTCTCCTGACGGGCCGCCAGAGTCCGCTGCTTTTCGCGCTCGAGACGCTCCGCGGTGGCGTCTTCCTCCAGATCTGCCGGCCCGTCTTGCGCAGCGGGTACCACCGTCAGGGAGTCATCCAGCGCCACCGGCGCATCCCCTTGATGACAGGGCTGCTGCTGCCAGGTGGGGACACCGTCGAGCATGCAGCGATAGATGCTGTTGCCGGCCTTGGCAGCCGTTGGCAAGGCCGGCGCCACAGCTGGCGCGGCGGCACTGGCCTGGCCGGCATTCACATCACCGTCCTGCGTCGTTGCAGGAGCCGCCAGTGTCATCTCTGCCGTCAACAAGGCTGCGGTCATGAACAGGCACTGCCAGAGACGCCCCGCGCGTCCACCACTCGTATCGATCATCAATCTCAATCTCCGGAATACGCAGAAAGGGTCTTGCCACCGGGCTGCCCGGGCACGGCCATGGAAGTGGCGCGACCGTCATCGGGAGCGGTGCGATTCAAGGACGTTTGTAGCCATAGCATCCAGTCCCGGCGACATGGGAGCTACCTTCGCCGTGAGTGTCCTGCTGTCGCGTCTCGCGCTGGGAGCCCTCCACACAGAGGCGCATCTCTGACGAGGATGACGCAGGACTCGGCATCGGGGCGGTGGCTTTTGCTGTCGCCGGGATATCGGCCGCGTCGGTCTGGCTGCGGGGTTCATCCAGCATGTCCCAGGCCGTCACCACCCGATTGCGACCGGTACGCTTGGCACGATACATCGCCTGGTCCGCACGACGGATCAGCTCCGGCAGCAAGGACTCGGCTGCCGTGGCCGGCCCTCCCTGGGCCACGCCGATACTAACCGTGACCCGCAGCAGCTTGCCATTGTTCAATACGAAGGCGCGTCCGTTGATGGACTGCAGCAGCCGGTCGGCCGCGTGTCGCAACCCCTGGCGATCATTGCTGGGGCACAATGCCACGAACTCCTCGCCCCCCTGGCGACAGAGCAGATCACTGCCGCGCAGGTGATGACTCAGACGGCGTGTCAGCTCCACCAGCACATCGTCACCGCTGGCGTGCCCATGCGTGTCATTGATCGTCTTGAAGTGATCCACGTCGATCATCAACACCCCCAGCCCGTCCTCCTGAAGCATGCGTGCGCCCTCCTCCCTGAGCGCAAGCCGCGAGAGGGCCCCCGTCAGCTGATCATGGCGCAATTCCCGCAGATAGCGCTTCTCGCGCCGCTCGGATTCCCACCCCATCTCGATGGCCACCAGGCCGATGAAGGTGACACAGATCACGAGATTGACGATGCTGGCCGTGGCCATGAACTCATAGGAGCCGATGTAGACAGGCCCCGGCAGGGATTGGGCGATCAGATAGAAGATCAGCAGGCCGCCACTGGTCAGGAGACGTGTGATCCGCGCCATCGGCGCGATGCAGATGAAGAAGATCGACAGGATGTGGTAGTACTCGAATCCCGCACCCACGCCGAACTGGTGCTCCCACCATGACGCCTTGAGCGATACCGGCACGACCAGCAGCAGCAACGCGGTCTGCAGGTGTCCCCTGCGATGCAGGATGATGGAAGCCACGGTGAGCAAGGTCCCGACCACCTGGGCGACGACGGGCTGCGGGTAGGGCTGCATGCTGAGCAGGGCGAAATAGCCGATGTGGCAACCCAGCGCACTGATGTAGCACCACATGAACAATTGATAGAGCCCGGCATGCCGCTCAGCCAGCCCTCCTGGAGCCGGCCAACGCCACTTCACCCCAGCCAGACCGGTCCTCTCCCCGGCCCGACGGCGATCAGGTTTCGCCATGATTCCTTCCTCTTTGAACTGACACCTTCCATGTGTCCCGTGTGAGAATCTCATACCGTCTGAATGCTCCCAGTCTACCTCACGTTCGAGTGTGAAACGTGATGGCGACAGTCCATGCGCGTCATTCAAGGCATGCAGGAAAGGGGGCATAACGTGACATAACGTCGCCGTTTGACGCGGGAAAGGCATATGGACGTGCCAAGTCTTCGTTGTTGGCGTTTGCGCCAGGGGCCACATCTCGTAGAAGATTTCAGGCAAGAGTGTGAGTGAGGTGCCATCACCTGCAAATGGCAGCCTGATACTCCTGCATGACAGCCAGCCTGATCACGTCTCGCCGACAGGCGCCGCAATCCGATGCCGCCCACCTCAAATGCCATCCCTCTTCCGCACGATGTCCATCCCCCTTCCGCACGTTGTCCATCCCCCTCGACATGACCTGGCCGCGCATTGAATGCGGCCCATTATCCGGTGAGGCTGCATGGCGCATCAACCACGGTGGATGCCACGGGGCCGCGCAATGCTCGACGCTCATGCGCGGCGACGCTTGCCTTGGCAGCGCCCTTCGGATTAGGGATGATGAGGGCCATCAGTGATACGCCTGACTGCCGGGCTGGAGCAGCACGACCACAAGGTCCTGCCTCCCGCCACCATCCTTGCCCGTTTCCCCCGCCAGGGGGCAACGGCCTTCATGCAACAAGAGAGTATTCAATGGACGCGACCACTCTGACGCGCGATTTCCACCTGTGGCAGCGTTTCTCCAAGCAGGATCGTCTCGAGCGCGAACACCGTGCTGCCCGTCGCAAGATTGCCGAAGCCGGCACCATGGCGACCCGCATGATTCAGGCCTACCAGAGCATGGCGGCCAAGGGTGCCTCGGAAAACGCCTGCTACCGCACGATCTACAAGCACAAGGATGCCCAGGGGGATGTCCTGGTGCGCGAAGGTTGGCTGAAAGTCCGCCGGATCGTCGCCGAAGGCGGCACTACCCGTCTGCGTGGCACGCTGATCACCACCTTCAGTCTGGCAGATGGCGAGCGGGAGCCTGCCGATGCCGAGGTGGAGAAGCTGACGCTGGAGGTCTATGACGAGATCGTGGCCGGGACTCGCATGAAGCTCGCCTGCAAGGTCGATCGCTGCGATGGCGAGGGTCAGACGGACTTCATCACCTTCCTGGACTCGGTGCGCGGCGACTTGAAAGAGTGGCTGTGATGCCGTGAGCATGCTGGCATCAGGGCCCAGACATCAGGGCTTGGCATAAGGGCCCTGGCATAAGAGCCCTGGCATAAGAGCTCTGGCATAAGGACTTCGACATGAGGGCTCTGAAACGGAGCCAGCGGCGCATTGTTGCCAATCCGGAACAACAGCTGGGCCTGCTGACGCGGTGATGAGCTCACTGCCCCCTGCATGAACAAGGCACGACGTGATTCCTGAGCCGGGAGGACGCCGTGCCTTGTCACATCCGGCTGTCATTCAGCGCAGGATCTTTCACACCTCCCGCCCCATCCGGCTTTCTTGCCAGTCACTTCGCCTCTGTCCCATCCTGCTCGCCTGCTGCCAGACAGCGTCTTTCCGCGCGCCAGTCACACGCCCGCCTCTCGAGCGGGGCCTTGCATCAGTGGTTGCGACAACAGCAACAAGTCGTTACTCCCGGTGCAGGAAACTCCCTTGATCAGCGTGACTCTCATCTTGCAGACGCTCATCGTTCATCAAGTATCGGAGTCATTCCATGAATGCCATCGCCCCATCTGCCTATCACACCCTCGAAGTGAAACCGCTTGAACAGGTCACCACCTCACGCCTGCCTCTCCAGCCTCTGGGCGACATCAACATGGACAGCCCCGCCAGCGAACTGCTGACCGATTTCTCGGTGACCGCGGGTCGCAGCATCCAGGGGAGCGCCTCCATCGGTCAGGCGCTGGCGACCATGAAACAGGCAGGCGTGCGTCTTCTGCTGGTGCATGATCACGACGGCACCTTCACCGGCGTCGTCACCTCCCGCGAGCTACAAGGCGGGCGCGTGGTGATGCGGGCCATGACACGCTTCGATGTGCAGCGTGATGAAGTCACCGTCGACATGGTGCAGGTGCCACGCGCCGAGCTGCACGGCATTGCCCTGTCAGTGCTCAAGCGCGCCAGGGTGGGCGATCTGGTCGAGACCCTGCGTCAGAGCGGAGAATCCCACCTGCTGGTCACGGAAGAGGACAGCGATGGCCACCCCTGCATCCGTGGTTTGATCGCGGCATCTCGTGTCGGGCAGGCCCTCGGACTCCACCTTGAGCATCCCCCGGAAGCCCGCAGCTTTGCCGACATCTGCCGGGCGGTACTTGGCAAGTACGAGTGACATGAGCACTTGGCACCAGACGCCTCAGCCCTTGTCATCAAAGACGCCCATGAATCCAGCGACAGGTTGCATAGATCACTGCGCCAAGGCGCTGGATTCAGGAAATCCTCGACAGGACGGCGTATGATATAGTCGACAGATATCGCTTCAACGCCATCCAACCCGTCTGGCGACCCGCCACTGAAAAGAGGCCAGAAGCTGCCAGAGAGGATTCCCGCCATGCCCTTGAGCTCATTGCGTAATCAACTGTTCAAGCAACGCCACGTCGAGGTGCTTGTCATCAAGCAGATCGACGGCGAACTGTTGCACGTCTGTGGCGTGGGTGTCCTGGAAGGGTCTGGCAGCGTCAACCACAAGCGACGTGAACTGTCCCGCGACAACCACGCCTTCCCGGTGCGCATGCATGAAGGCAACCAGGTCCTTCAACCCCAGGACTTCAATCGTCTGGTGTTGCTGGAAGAGGTACAGCTTCATCCTCGGGGCTGCCGTCCCAGGGAAGCCGTATCGCTGGAGGTGGAGGGCCACCGCTACCGCGTCGCCCATACCCCGATGCGTTGCTGGCACTTCAAGGGCCTGTTGAAGATCGAGCGTACCCAGCAGGGCCTGCTGCTGAGTACCGAGGACATGTCCCTGATTCGTGCCAAGGCGCTGCGTCGTCCCGCTGCCTCGTCGACCAGCAGCGTCTCGCCTGATCGCACGTCGTCGCTTTCCTCATGGCGCAACGGTGACACCAGGTCACGTACCGGGCAGCAAGGGCAGGGAACTGGCACCACGCCACGCAAGACTCCGCTTGAGCTCTACCCCGGGGCTCGCGAGCTGGAGCTCGAGCCGAAATACTGAGCCCCTCTCTGCAACCCGCCTTATCTCACAAGACGCCCAGCCTCTGCTGGGCGTCTTGCGTCGTGGATGCCAGATCGTGAATGGCAGGTCGTTCATTGCACGGCGTGCCTTGCATCATGGGTATTGCATATTGGTCGGAACCCGCAAGACAGTGCGGGAGGATGACGGTATTCTCGCAGAACTGTCCAAGCGTTCAGGAGGTTCACTGCCCCTGTCCGCCCGCGTATTCATGACTCTCCTTCACTTCAGGATAGGCCTGCCTCATGCGCCGAATGTCCGTCCCGCTGTTTCTGCTCATCCTGATACTGGTCGCCCTCAATCTACGACCGGCGCTGTCCTCGCTGGCCCCCCTGCTGGATCGCATCACGCAGGATCTTGGCCTGAGCACACTGGCCGCCGGCCTGCTGACGACTCTGCCGGTGATATGCCTGGGACTGTTCGCGCCACTGGCACCCCGCCTGGCGGGGCGACTGGGGGCGGAGCGTACCTTGAGTCTGGCGCTTGTCATCCTGGGAATCGCCTTGTGGCTGCGCGCCAGCGACCTGACCCTCCTTCTCTATCTGGGGACCTTGCTGTGCGGTGGCAGTATCGGTATCGCGGGCACCCTGTTGCCCGCCATCGTCAAGCGCGAACATCCCGAGCGCGCTGACCTGTTCACCGGTGTCTACACCATGGCGCTATGCCTTGGCGCCGCCCTTGCCGCAGGGCTCAGTGTGCCGCTGGCCAACTGGCTGGACAGCTGGCAGGCCTCTTTGAGCTGCTGGGCATTGCTGGTGGTGATCGCCCTACCGGTCTGGCGTCTGAGCATGCCGCACCCCTGGCCTCGGCGCCTGCCGGCCGGTCAACATGACGCGCCACGCCTGTGGCACCTGCCACTGGCACGACAGATCACCTTCTTCATGGGCTGCCAGTCATCACTGGCGTATATCGTCTTCGGCTGGCTTCCGTTTCTGTTGCAACAACGTGGCTTGAGCGATGTCGAGGCCGGCTGGCTGATGGCCGCCTCGGTGATGGCCCAGGTACTCACTGCCCTGCTGGCGCCGGTGATCGGGCGCATGGGACGGGATCAGCGTCCCGCCATCCTGCTGCTGCTTGCCTGTTCGGCGGTCGGCTTGCTCGGCCTGATGGTCGGCCCGCTGTCACTGCGCTGGCTGTTCGCCGTACTGCTGGGCTTTGGTCAAGGAGGCAGCTTCTCGATGGCGCTGACCTTGCTGGTACTGCGCAGCAACGACGCTCGCCTGGCCGGGGCGCTGTCGGGAATGGCGCAAGGCACCGGCTACATGCTGGCGGCGCTCGGCCCGCTGGCGGTGGGCATACTGCTTGAATTCACCAATGACCTTGACGTGATCGCCTCGCTGTTCGCGCTGATTCTCATCGCCGCCGCAGCGCTGGGTCTCAAGGTCGGGAGACGTCAGCGCATCTGTCTGCGCGATGATGGCAGCCCCGAGGTCATCGACGGCTGAGTCCTCTGCTGCGCATTCTTCATCTCTTCCCTACCCCGCCCTTTTGCCCAAGCGGTTGCACGCGCTGACGTGATGTTCGAGCGTGCGCCCGGCGAGGCCTGTTGACGCGAGCGTCCCGCTCCGGCATTCACACGCTGACGTGCTGATGTCAGCCTGCCTGATATCGACCAGACCTGTCATGCACCTCCAAGTGATAGATTCTATCGATTCAACAATTACGATTAATTTATATATTCCGAATGTCTCATTTGGATTATTCCTGCCTGACCCTACCCTCTGAACTCGCGTAGTAAGACAACGTACTTCACGGTACCTACTTCGCGGCACGTACTTCACAACAACAAGCTCACACTCAGAGGTGAAAGCCCATGTCCTGCCTCCGCAACAGACTGTCCTCCTCAGGCTCGGGAGATATCACATGTTGTCATTGATCGGCGTCGCCATCATCGTGGTCGGTCTGGCACTGCGCTTGAACGCTCTGCTGGTGGTCCTGGTGGCAGGCTTTGCCTCGGGACTCGTGGCCGGCATGACGCCCACCGAGATCCTCGGCGCCCTCGGCCAGGCCTTTACCGACAACCGCGCCGTGTCACTTTTCATCATCACCCTGCCGGTCATTGGCCTGCTGGAGCGCAATGGCCTGCGTGACCAGGCCGAGCATCTCGTGCAGAAGCTGCGTGCCGCCAGTGCCGGCCGCATCACCCTGAGCTACCTGCTGCTGCGCAAGGTGACCAACGCCTTCGGGCTGCAGCTGGGTGGGCACCCGGCGATGATCCGTCCGCTGGTCGCGCCGATGTCGGTCGGTGCCGCCGAGCGCGACCTCTCCGAGGAAGCCGTGGCCTCCCCCCGCTTCAAGACCCTGAGCCAGCGCATCCGGGTACTCAATGCCGTCAGCGAGAACTTCGGCAACTTCTTCAGTCAGCTGATCTTTGTCGCCTCGGGCGGCCTGCTGCTGATCAAGAGCGTGCTGGACAAGAGCGGCACCAGCGTCAGTCTCGCGGACATGGCGCTCTATGCCATTCCTACCGCACTCGTCTCGCTGGTCGTGGTCTTCATCCTGTGTCGCCGGCTGGACAAGCGCATCCAGCAG is from Cobetia marina and encodes:
- a CDS encoding MFS transporter — translated: MRRMSVPLFLLILILVALNLRPALSSLAPLLDRITQDLGLSTLAAGLLTTLPVICLGLFAPLAPRLAGRLGAERTLSLALVILGIALWLRASDLTLLLYLGTLLCGGSIGIAGTLLPAIVKREHPERADLFTGVYTMALCLGAALAAGLSVPLANWLDSWQASLSCWALLVVIALPVWRLSMPHPWPRRLPAGQHDAPRLWHLPLARQITFFMGCQSSLAYIVFGWLPFLLQQRGLSDVEAGWLMAASVMAQVLTALLAPVIGRMGRDQRPAILLLLACSAVGLLGLMVGPLSLRWLFAVLLGFGQGGSFSMALTLLVLRSNDARLAGALSGMAQGTGYMLAALGPLAVGILLEFTNDLDVIASLFALILIAAAALGLKVGRRQRICLRDDGSPEVIDG
- a CDS encoding DUF969 domain-containing protein — encoded protein: MLSLIGVAIIVVGLALRLNALLVVLVAGFASGLVAGMTPTEILGALGQAFTDNRAVSLFIITLPVIGLLERNGLRDQAEHLVQKLRAASAGRITLSYLLLRKVTNAFGLQLGGHPAMIRPLVAPMSVGAAERDLSEEAVASPRFKTLSQRIRVLNAVSENFGNFFSQLIFVASGGLLLIKSVLDKSGTSVSLADMALYAIPTALVSLVVVFILCRRLDKRIQQEHRLLREEYPASPLQATPASAPDSYTTPVTESHS
- a CDS encoding CBS domain-containing protein, producing MNAIAPSAYHTLEVKPLEQVTTSRLPLQPLGDINMDSPASELLTDFSVTAGRSIQGSASIGQALATMKQAGVRLLLVHDHDGTFTGVVTSRELQGGRVVMRAMTRFDVQRDEVTVDMVQVPRAELHGIALSVLKRARVGDLVETLRQSGESHLLVTEEDSDGHPCIRGLIAASRVGQALGLHLEHPPEARSFADICRAVLGKYE
- a CDS encoding GGDEF domain-containing protein codes for the protein MAKPDRRRAGERTGLAGVKWRWPAPGGLAERHAGLYQLFMWCYISALGCHIGYFALLSMQPYPQPVVAQVVGTLLTVASIILHRRGHLQTALLLLVVPVSLKASWWEHQFGVGAGFEYYHILSIFFICIAPMARITRLLTSGGLLIFYLIAQSLPGPVYIGSYEFMATASIVNLVICVTFIGLVAIEMGWESERREKRYLRELRHDQLTGALSRLALREEGARMLQEDGLGVLMIDVDHFKTINDTHGHASGDDVLVELTRRLSHHLRGSDLLCRQGGEEFVALCPSNDRQGLRHAADRLLQSINGRAFVLNNGKLLRVTVSIGVAQGGPATAAESLLPELIRRADQAMYRAKRTGRNRVVTAWDMLDEPRSQTDAADIPATAKATAPMPSPASSSSEMRLCVEGSQRETRQQDTHGEGSSHVAGTGCYGYKRP